A stretch of the Deltaproteobacteria bacterium genome encodes the following:
- a CDS encoding DUF559 domain-containing protein: protein MGVLVGISKLLRKESTNTGNDLWYYLRSRRLKGLKFRRQPILGAYIVDFVCLEKRIVVELG from the coding sequence ATGGGTGTACTTGTTGGCATTTCAAAACTACTCAGAAAGGAAAGTACAAATACAGGAAATGATCTTTGGTACTATTTGAGATCCAGGCGTTTAAAGGGGTTGAAATTTAGAAGACAACCTATTCTTGGAGCTTATATTGTGGATTTCGTATGTTTGGAAAAGCGCATTGTGGTTGAGCTAGGTTGA
- the mtgA gene encoding monofunctional biosynthetic peptidoglycan transglycosylase yields the protein MQRSPLKPYKKKSSFLRRAFIPVLSILLLVFLLQILLPAHEIFLLTVKNPQSTKFIQTYLKGCEHPCFFEQEWVNLDKISKHLQEAVLIGEDDTFFEHDGIDTDALESAWEANLKKKRIVRGGSTITQQLVKNLYLDASKNPLRKIKEIILALWMEKVLEKKRILEIYLNVIEWGKGIYGAQAASHFYFKKDAENLNSEEAAYLAAIIPNPKYLSDPKRQKRAQRRKAILLRRMQSRSFEEL from the coding sequence ATGCAACGATCTCCTCTCAAACCCTACAAAAAAAAGTCGTCCTTCCTCAGAAGGGCGTTTATCCCTGTTTTGTCAATCCTGTTACTCGTTTTTTTGCTTCAAATTTTGCTCCCCGCCCATGAAATTTTTCTCCTCACGGTAAAGAATCCTCAAAGCACAAAATTTATTCAAACCTATCTTAAGGGATGTGAGCATCCCTGTTTTTTTGAGCAAGAATGGGTGAATCTGGATAAAATTTCAAAACATCTTCAAGAAGCCGTGCTCATTGGAGAAGATGACACTTTTTTTGAACACGATGGCATCGACACCGATGCCTTGGAATCCGCCTGGGAGGCCAATCTAAAAAAGAAAAGAATTGTCCGCGGGGGCTCCACCATTACGCAACAATTAGTGAAAAATCTATATCTGGATGCCTCTAAAAATCCTCTCCGAAAAATCAAAGAAATCATTTTGGCCCTTTGGATGGAAAAAGTTTTGGAGAAAAAAAGAATTTTGGAAATTTACCTCAACGTCATCGAGTGGGGCAAAGGCATTTATGGAGCCCAGGCCGCAAGCCATTTTTACTTTAAAAAAGATGCCGAAAACTTGAACAGCGAAGAAGCGGCTTATTTGGCTGCGATTATTCCAAACCCCAAATACTTGTCCGATCCCAAAAGACAAAAACGCGCCCAGAGGCGCAAGGCAATATTATTGAGAAGGATGCAGAGTAGGAGTTTTGAGGAGTTGTGA
- the efp gene encoding elongation factor P: MLTANQIRPGMIIEFEGQVYYVMESIHRTPGNLRAFMQVKMRNLRTSTQLEQRFSSFDKVEKVTLDNQKMQYLYQEGDSYFFMNTENYEQVQLNKNELGDSVYFLLPDTLIEVQFYEGKPIGIDLPKSMVLKVVETEPSIKGQSATSSYKPAKLETGLMIKVPQFINEGDMIKVDPLSKEYMERANK, encoded by the coding sequence ATGCTTACTGCCAACCAAATCCGTCCGGGGATGATTATCGAATTCGAAGGACAGGTTTATTATGTCATGGAATCGATTCATCGTACCCCCGGAAATTTGCGTGCCTTTATGCAAGTGAAGATGCGAAATCTGCGCACGAGCACCCAACTGGAGCAACGATTTTCCTCTTTCGATAAAGTGGAAAAAGTCACCCTGGACAATCAGAAAATGCAATATCTGTATCAGGAAGGTGACAGCTATTTTTTTATGAATACAGAAAATTATGAACAAGTGCAGCTCAATAAAAATGAGCTGGGCGATTCGGTTTATTTCTTACTTCCCGATACCCTGATTGAGGTTCAATTTTACGAAGGAAAGCCCATAGGCATTGATTTACCTAAAAGCATGGTGCTGAAAGTGGTTGAAACAGAACCCTCTATCAAAGGCCAATCCGCTACCTCCAGTTATAAGCCCGCAAAACTGGAAACCGGTTTAATGATAAAAGTCCCCCAGTTTATTAATGAAGGGGATATGATCAAGGTGGATCCCCTCTCCAAGGAATATATGGAGAGGGCAAATAAGTAA
- a CDS encoding DnaJ domain-containing protein, protein MAKNFYDTLGVSKSASQDEIKKAYRKLAKKYHPDVNKNDKAAEEKFKLASEAYEVLSDEKKRKQYDLYGELGANPNFDAASRSYNWSGGPQGTGGAEDFADFFRRSTGGARTQSAGPDLNDLFGDMFGFGKTGSRSKNYRDYYTSEVRKGQDLQYSMELDFLEAVKGSTSKISIQRGGKLEKINVKIPPAVDTGSKIRLSGKGEPGGRGASAGDLYIEIKVKPHPYFRREGGDVYFDLPLSIKEACLGAAVRIPTLEGYGELKIPAGTSSGQKFRLKGKGIVSGDAVKGDLYAVSKIVVPKTLGEKSKKLVEDFDAAEPLRLREEFH, encoded by the coding sequence ATGGCAAAAAATTTCTACGATACCTTAGGCGTTTCCAAATCGGCCTCTCAGGATGAGATTAAAAAGGCTTATCGCAAGCTCGCCAAAAAATATCATCCCGATGTGAATAAGAACGACAAGGCGGCCGAAGAAAAATTCAAGCTGGCCAGCGAGGCTTACGAAGTCCTTTCCGACGAAAAGAAACGAAAGCAGTACGACCTGTACGGGGAATTGGGTGCCAATCCCAATTTTGATGCTGCTTCAAGAAGTTATAACTGGTCGGGAGGTCCTCAAGGGACGGGCGGTGCCGAGGATTTTGCGGATTTTTTCAGGCGGAGTACTGGAGGTGCTAGAACGCAAAGTGCGGGTCCGGATCTTAATGATTTGTTTGGAGATATGTTTGGTTTTGGAAAGACAGGGAGTAGATCCAAAAATTATAGAGATTATTATACTTCTGAGGTTCGAAAAGGTCAGGATTTGCAATATTCGATGGAACTGGATTTCCTGGAAGCAGTGAAGGGTAGTACTTCCAAAATTTCGATTCAGCGCGGCGGAAAACTGGAGAAGATCAACGTCAAGATTCCTCCTGCTGTAGATACGGGTTCGAAGATCCGTTTAAGTGGAAAAGGAGAACCTGGCGGCAGAGGTGCTTCTGCAGGCGATTTGTACATCGAGATCAAGGTGAAGCCGCATCCTTATTTCAGACGTGAAGGTGGGGATGTTTATTTTGATTTGCCACTGAGTATTAAAGAGGCTTGTTTAGGTGCAGCCGTTCGTATTCCCACTTTGGAGGGCTATGGGGAATTGAAAATCCCTGCAGGCACTTCCTCTGGACAAAAGTTTCGTTTAAAGGGTAAGGGCATTGTTTCGGGGGATGCTGTGAAGGGAGATCTTTATGCAGTATCCAAAATTGTGGTCCCCAAAACTTTGGGTGAAAAATCTAAAAAGCTTGTCGAAGATTTTGATGCAGCAGAGCCCCTTCGTTTGCGCGAAGAGTTTCATTAG
- a CDS encoding FAD-dependent oxidoreductase yields MIFRIRLSLELGASSSIPQLLETSSVILSTAYSVQEPALSEVARTSRIESFLSRVNQECSQAPEKRLEAVIQELLKEEAYKHDAVLQEVFLGSLPAHLAFQHYLREASAPHLSAVQSQRLSLEFARALVRESSGFVGEVKNISLGLSAEHLSPLLNRLWDWTCGIEELGQGNWRAWERRGQRSDWNEAYLSVAAAIVGETQQSPALSNELRQEIADAAGRQELGQILRSYSLVGVRHGGELLSPALGMVAALGGGWVGACCKRPIASALIGGAVNGMIQTGGQTLWNIHNPQAPGFSESLFQFVQSGVTGAACGLMGHGAAWLVSGASGLGKLGKLNELGMREFRSGILLLCGNQFKFWADVLTEVFLDEGWKFLGGNRNIQNRLGLNRSASASPGRAISLDPSWFYRIVNNAAGEIFGDRFGELAHHQAGHWGIHFDLHLQQSHLLEAFGGFYRQLHLPDTVEGLANNRAALSFTAFLSAYQQVGGSAESLRPYFHASLHAEIHEAIQKLGLDPQSSLGQEAAGHLMIQYLGRNLFLSTGSQISIQKIGLHLKRSLNSLCPPSVPENLATQMLFELLRRYDPQEQQRWLLDAQESLETEEKDNALLPQASPAFMLGLSHFVLPSFDFHALFSGHSFHLESVVGAVSSSAHLWTSLLALVFAPLVVLTFRGRKSFEEMKRQLDTTRIFDAAALETFVTDVRVMQNERGRRTVDQYDLLLQAAAKAGPEDLPILISAIEQQMAVRKPVDLSEMRKTEAQEGLAYYVASAPVKNRSSSMEHPPFLEQIQRSDAHCANALLALASLDLLLKPSTPLNRKTIEAVFSLIHKILPRLNCRHPQVGRIFLRLFQHSDIQAYINVNESPLVFNTLLRCIPFCDLVVSRPIFPVLIRFLSLKSNASTLCSFIETLSDLPLRADEKIKLYRCFVEHYSGEDSRVMKYLYHKVLGSFEELLEEEGLRGRGVAAAKNLALTIARLSPACENVPVFTFFTVIGLLLTFTNLAEAKPLLEQVHSSPLLGGVLIAVSGVSVALAAGVSFLRRRRMSRHNRDLQLLNDSQVSETSAPLTSESSPVVEELSEDLPEALSDLFLTLRTRSRAEDIYPTLLAFVLRHPQDFPRLRKEILRNYPELFPAISDRSELCMELLKQVQEDEYVYHHHGKGSTSSVGFLSLHVLFAEIFQNYHEFSLTGINELVYPILCDEFFCLLESTKNEEDLENIRSLYANFLKGLSLPFFSMISPELLTLILKKNQTEGHRNYFLSCYALFIERSFAYVQEKGVASFKDLRIDLETLRKQINKLHPLENRKDGIACLKRAQELLSFLDPDTTQRRAAIRCSFLLPFSFLSGIHFNEVAHFSWHQILLTLGCGALALFVTAQKKPRPSPEKKVAILGGGMAGLFAALHLVEQGAEAVDITILEAQAQEWGGKAASRNEGAQLLDDVEANPLLDFARAHRIELIEADDYDRVPYLLSDGRTLDADTFYSALTTLREEAARSLENESFDTLDRKTPEEWVSALFSLSEDQKEALLGHLRIKEGAGNISALSLCFNLSKNRGLKRRFEVRGGVSALVEGLKTFLEERGVHFVLNSKVREIVHEGNQVRVEVAGQAKRMLDAVIVAVAPEHFQPDQNQRPSLKIAGTEAPWERLSGLRPAVLHKATLQTTENLGTKSGEASAHWAFWKANQGEQISIFHGLEGDQTLSAAELQRLVYGHPTEQIKVSDRAWDGSVSREGVAHAFSTPPQPGHALGIVKLALRLTLGMYNSGRIFFANHVLGLGLRTHHAAQSGINMAEQCLVALGIKETASLPFTPPQFFGISRARYEQLLRQGLMEDGQERSPLQEHFTWGPHQSVEEFLQLVETQIRRQRPDWDGDFWEANLGMDLQFHLPPDLYLRVLDDFHQQVDQVLKSNRARIGQLLKIQEGLEKGLELTRTQEEQLLHFKRICEKDIERYRQKNNFLAWFLSMAGQEKTAHCTSHSSLKIYRKISELRDVIDALLVSRADQESRQVLEALRQGGSTDLSCALSNSVYASQQDVTMIHLSDTVSLSSFAFKKGKAPFRFLTDVLTNLLTNVGRYGGSSDAEIYNQWIEGEGLQLTVSDQGIGIEAANLHRLGEHSFREERQRVEGSNGHGLSSVMTVLQQMGWSPLVVKSVVDQGSHFRFVIPAEQLFFQRRSGETNAKSKRQKFSLRSFVKRIEEEGFTIPDVARRLWHLS; encoded by the coding sequence ATGATTTTCCGAATTCGCCTATCTCTAGAACTGGGGGCCTCGTCCTCCATTCCTCAGCTGCTTGAGACCTCTTCTGTAATCTTATCTACCGCCTATTCTGTGCAAGAACCTGCATTAAGTGAAGTGGCTCGTACGTCCAGGATAGAAAGTTTTTTAAGTCGCGTAAACCAAGAGTGCTCTCAGGCTCCCGAGAAAAGACTTGAGGCTGTGATTCAGGAATTACTGAAAGAAGAGGCCTATAAGCACGACGCCGTTCTTCAGGAAGTATTTTTGGGTTCTTTGCCGGCCCATTTAGCCTTTCAACACTACCTTCGAGAGGCCTCTGCTCCTCATCTAAGTGCAGTTCAGAGTCAAAGGCTGTCTTTGGAATTTGCAAGGGCCTTAGTTCGAGAATCATCCGGTTTTGTGGGAGAAGTAAAAAATATCTCGTTGGGTTTGTCTGCCGAGCATTTAAGCCCTTTGTTGAATCGTCTCTGGGACTGGACTTGCGGAATAGAAGAGTTGGGGCAGGGAAACTGGAGAGCCTGGGAAAGGCGAGGGCAGCGGTCCGATTGGAATGAAGCTTACCTGAGTGTAGCAGCGGCCATTGTCGGTGAAACTCAGCAATCGCCTGCGCTTTCAAATGAACTCCGACAAGAAATTGCCGATGCGGCGGGCAGGCAGGAACTGGGTCAGATTTTAAGGAGCTATAGTCTTGTAGGGGTTCGTCATGGAGGAGAACTCCTGAGCCCGGCCTTAGGCATGGTAGCTGCCTTGGGAGGAGGCTGGGTCGGTGCCTGCTGTAAGAGACCTATTGCTTCTGCCCTGATAGGGGGGGCGGTTAACGGGATGATTCAGACGGGAGGACAAACCCTGTGGAATATTCATAATCCCCAGGCCCCTGGCTTTTCGGAATCCCTGTTTCAATTTGTACAATCGGGAGTCACGGGAGCCGCCTGTGGATTAATGGGGCACGGAGCGGCCTGGCTGGTCTCGGGTGCCAGCGGTTTGGGCAAGTTAGGTAAACTCAATGAGTTGGGAATGAGGGAATTCCGCTCCGGAATCTTACTCCTCTGTGGCAACCAGTTTAAATTCTGGGCTGATGTGCTGACGGAAGTGTTTTTGGATGAAGGATGGAAATTTTTAGGGGGCAATCGAAACATCCAAAACCGCCTGGGGTTAAACCGGTCCGCTTCCGCATCCCCTGGGAGGGCTATCTCGCTCGACCCCAGCTGGTTTTACAGAATTGTCAATAATGCCGCCGGAGAAATATTTGGGGACCGATTTGGAGAACTTGCGCATCACCAGGCAGGCCATTGGGGGATTCATTTTGATTTGCATTTACAGCAAAGCCATCTTTTGGAGGCCTTTGGCGGATTCTACCGACAGCTCCATTTGCCAGACACCGTAGAGGGCCTCGCCAATAATCGCGCGGCTCTTTCTTTTACAGCCTTTCTTTCGGCCTACCAGCAAGTGGGGGGCAGTGCTGAAAGTTTAAGGCCATATTTTCATGCTTCCCTGCACGCAGAAATTCATGAAGCTATTCAAAAGCTGGGCTTAGATCCGCAAAGTAGCCTGGGACAAGAAGCAGCGGGGCATTTGATGATTCAGTACCTGGGACGAAATCTTTTTCTCTCTACAGGCTCACAAATCTCCATCCAGAAGATTGGACTTCATTTGAAGAGAAGCCTGAATTCACTTTGTCCACCTTCTGTGCCAGAAAACTTGGCAACCCAGATGCTGTTCGAACTTCTCAGGCGTTATGACCCACAAGAGCAGCAGCGTTGGTTATTGGATGCACAGGAGAGTTTGGAAACAGAGGAGAAGGATAACGCTCTGCTTCCTCAAGCCAGCCCCGCTTTTATGTTAGGGCTTTCGCATTTTGTTTTACCTTCTTTTGATTTTCACGCCCTTTTTTCAGGGCACTCTTTTCATCTCGAATCAGTAGTTGGTGCTGTTTCTTCATCTGCTCACCTATGGACTAGTTTGCTGGCTTTGGTTTTTGCCCCACTCGTGGTGCTAACATTTCGAGGGCGTAAAAGCTTTGAGGAAATGAAAAGGCAATTAGACACGACGAGGATATTTGATGCAGCGGCATTAGAGACTTTTGTGACTGATGTGCGAGTGATGCAGAATGAAAGGGGGAGACGAACTGTAGACCAATATGATTTACTGCTGCAAGCTGCAGCAAAAGCAGGGCCTGAGGATTTACCTATTTTGATTTCGGCCATTGAACAGCAGATGGCTGTGAGAAAACCCGTGGATCTTTCTGAAATGCGGAAGACGGAGGCTCAAGAAGGCCTTGCTTACTACGTGGCATCTGCTCCTGTAAAAAATAGAAGCTCTTCGATGGAGCATCCTCCTTTTTTGGAACAGATACAAAGAAGCGATGCGCATTGTGCAAATGCCTTGCTTGCCTTGGCTAGCCTGGATTTGCTCTTGAAGCCTTCCACGCCATTAAACAGAAAGACCATTGAGGCCGTTTTTTCTTTAATCCATAAAATTTTACCCCGACTTAATTGCAGACATCCTCAGGTGGGGAGAATTTTCTTACGCTTGTTTCAGCATTCAGATATTCAGGCCTATATTAATGTAAATGAATCTCCTCTTGTTTTTAATACGCTGCTTCGCTGTATTCCTTTCTGTGATCTGGTTGTTTCACGTCCTATTTTTCCTGTTTTAATAAGATTTCTTTCCCTAAAATCAAACGCTAGTACGCTTTGTTCCTTCATTGAAACGCTTTCGGATCTTCCCCTGAGAGCGGATGAAAAAATAAAACTCTATCGATGTTTTGTTGAACATTATTCAGGCGAGGATTCCAGAGTGATGAAATATCTTTATCACAAGGTTCTTGGCAGCTTTGAAGAGTTGTTGGAAGAAGAAGGTTTGCGTGGCAGGGGCGTTGCTGCTGCAAAAAATCTGGCCCTGACCATAGCCCGGCTATCTCCTGCCTGTGAAAACGTCCCAGTGTTTACATTTTTTACTGTTATCGGTTTGCTATTGACCTTTACAAATCTTGCGGAAGCAAAGCCTCTCTTGGAGCAAGTCCATTCCTCTCCATTGTTGGGAGGAGTTTTAATTGCTGTCTCGGGTGTGTCAGTAGCGCTTGCAGCGGGGGTTTCGTTTTTACGCAGAAGAAGAATGAGTCGTCACAACCGAGATCTACAATTATTAAACGATTCCCAGGTTTCCGAAACTTCAGCCCCCCTTACTTCAGAATCTTCTCCAGTTGTAGAAGAACTTTCTGAGGATCTACCTGAAGCGCTCAGCGACCTGTTTTTAACACTTAGAACTCGCTCACGCGCCGAGGATATTTATCCCACTTTATTAGCCTTTGTTTTAAGGCATCCCCAGGATTTCCCTCGCTTGAGGAAGGAAATTTTAAGAAATTATCCAGAGCTTTTCCCTGCCATTTCCGATCGGTCAGAATTATGCATGGAACTTTTGAAACAAGTACAAGAGGATGAATATGTCTATCATCATCATGGTAAGGGCTCTACTAGTTCGGTCGGTTTTTTGTCTTTGCATGTTTTATTTGCAGAAATCTTTCAAAACTATCACGAGTTTTCGCTGACTGGGATAAATGAGCTTGTATATCCAATCCTTTGTGATGAGTTTTTTTGTTTATTGGAAAGTACGAAAAATGAAGAAGATCTGGAAAACATCAGGTCCCTTTATGCCAATTTTTTGAAAGGATTATCTCTTCCATTTTTTTCAATGATTTCTCCTGAGCTTTTAACCTTGATACTTAAAAAGAATCAAACGGAAGGGCACAGAAATTATTTTTTGAGTTGTTATGCCCTTTTTATAGAAAGGTCCTTTGCCTATGTTCAAGAAAAGGGTGTGGCCTCTTTTAAAGATTTAAGAATCGATTTAGAAACCCTTCGAAAACAAATTAATAAACTTCATCCATTAGAAAATCGAAAAGATGGAATTGCATGTTTGAAAAGAGCCCAAGAACTGCTTTCTTTTCTTGATCCTGATACGACTCAACGGAGAGCAGCGATACGTTGTTCGTTTCTTCTTCCATTCAGTTTTTTGAGTGGAATCCATTTCAATGAGGTTGCTCATTTTTCATGGCATCAAATTCTGCTCACCCTTGGCTGTGGGGCCCTGGCCTTGTTCGTGACTGCTCAGAAAAAACCCCGACCTTCACCCGAAAAGAAGGTGGCCATTCTCGGCGGTGGAATGGCAGGTTTGTTTGCGGCTTTGCATTTGGTAGAGCAGGGCGCTGAAGCAGTAGACATCACTATTCTGGAGGCACAAGCTCAGGAATGGGGGGGGAAGGCTGCAAGTCGAAACGAAGGGGCGCAATTGCTGGATGATGTGGAGGCCAATCCCTTGCTGGATTTTGCGCGGGCACATCGCATCGAATTGATTGAAGCAGACGATTATGACCGTGTTCCCTATTTGCTTTCGGATGGGCGTACTCTGGATGCAGACACTTTTTATAGCGCCTTAACCACTCTAAGAGAGGAAGCTGCTCGGAGTTTGGAAAATGAATCTTTTGACACGCTGGATCGAAAAACGCCGGAGGAATGGGTGAGTGCTCTTTTTTCTTTGAGCGAAGATCAGAAAGAGGCCCTGCTTGGGCATTTGAGAATCAAAGAGGGCGCTGGTAATATTTCGGCACTTTCCTTGTGTTTTAATCTTTCAAAAAATCGTGGCTTAAAAAGACGCTTTGAAGTGAGGGGAGGCGTTAGTGCTCTGGTAGAAGGCTTGAAAACTTTTCTCGAGGAGCGGGGAGTGCATTTTGTTCTGAATAGCAAGGTTCGTGAAATTGTTCACGAGGGGAATCAAGTGAGAGTAGAAGTAGCGGGTCAAGCAAAACGAATGCTAGATGCCGTGATTGTTGCTGTTGCACCGGAGCATTTTCAGCCTGACCAGAATCAAAGGCCCTCCCTCAAGATTGCTGGAACAGAAGCTCCCTGGGAGCGTCTTTCGGGATTAAGGCCGGCCGTCCTGCATAAGGCAACTCTTCAGACAACAGAAAATCTTGGCACAAAATCCGGAGAAGCCTCCGCACATTGGGCTTTTTGGAAAGCGAATCAGGGGGAGCAAATTAGTATCTTTCATGGATTGGAGGGTGATCAAACACTTTCTGCAGCCGAGTTGCAGCGCCTGGTTTACGGACATCCAACGGAACAGATAAAAGTTTCAGACAGGGCCTGGGATGGAAGTGTTTCCAGAGAAGGTGTGGCTCATGCTTTTAGCACCCCCCCTCAGCCAGGGCATGCCTTGGGGATAGTCAAATTGGCTCTGCGTTTGACGCTGGGGATGTATAATTCGGGAAGAATCTTTTTTGCCAATCATGTGCTGGGACTGGGTTTGCGCACCCATCATGCGGCGCAGTCCGGTATAAATATGGCCGAACAGTGTTTGGTTGCCTTGGGAATTAAAGAGACCGCCAGTTTGCCCTTTACTCCCCCTCAGTTTTTTGGAATTAGCAGAGCTCGTTATGAACAACTGCTCAGACAAGGACTTATGGAAGATGGGCAGGAGAGGAGCCCCTTGCAAGAGCATTTTACCTGGGGCCCCCATCAAAGTGTTGAGGAATTTCTACAGCTCGTGGAGACTCAAATTCGAAGGCAGCGTCCCGACTGGGATGGAGATTTTTGGGAGGCCAACTTAGGAATGGATCTTCAATTTCATTTGCCTCCAGATCTCTATCTAAGGGTGCTGGATGATTTTCACCAGCAAGTTGATCAGGTGTTAAAGTCAAATCGAGCCCGTATTGGGCAGTTGCTTAAAATTCAGGAAGGTCTGGAAAAGGGGCTGGAATTGACTCGAACTCAAGAAGAGCAACTGCTACATTTTAAACGAATTTGTGAGAAAGACATAGAACGATACAGACAAAAAAATAATTTTCTTGCCTGGTTTCTATCGATGGCAGGCCAAGAGAAAACGGCTCATTGCACCTCACACAGCTCTTTGAAGATTTATAGGAAGATCAGCGAGTTGAGGGATGTGATCGATGCGCTTTTGGTGTCTCGTGCGGATCAGGAGTCCCGTCAAGTGTTGGAGGCCCTAAGACAAGGAGGGTCTACAGATCTTTCCTGTGCGCTTTCCAATTCTGTTTATGCGTCGCAGCAGGATGTTACGATGATACATCTGTCAGACACTGTAAGCCTTTCCAGTTTTGCCTTTAAAAAAGGGAAGGCTCCTTTTCGCTTCTTGACCGACGTGTTGACCAATCTTCTAACCAATGTTGGCCGTTACGGAGGAAGTTCCGATGCCGAAATCTATAATCAATGGATAGAAGGCGAAGGCTTGCAGCTGACTGTGAGTGATCAGGGAATTGGTATTGAAGCGGCGAATCTTCATCGATTGGGTGAGCATTCTTTTCGTGAAGAGAGGCAGAGGGTAGAAGGATCTAACGGCCATGGTTTAAGTTCTGTAATGACGGTGTTGCAGCAAATGGGTTGGAGCCCCTTGGTGGTAAAAAGTGTCGTGGATCAAGGGAGTCACTTTCGTTTTGTGATTCCTGCCGAACAATTATTTTTTCAGCGGAGGTCTGGGGAGACTAATGCAAAAAGTAAGAGGCAAAAATTTTCTCTGCGATCCTTTGTGAAGAGAATTGAGGAAGAGGGTTTTACAATTCCGGATGTAGCGAGGAGATTATGGCATTTGAGTTAG
- the tatC gene encoding twin-arginine translocase subunit TatC: MTKPLPLSPLVQHLAELRKTLMRAAVSILIGTSITLYFSKELFHFLTLPLEKVLPQNSHFIATTPFESYMVYLKTAFLAGVLLSAPVLFFEIWRFISPALHKHEKKFIIPLALLSAFFFVGGALFGYFVVFPTGFQFVVDILQDTPVLFMPKISDYFSFSSMFLLAFGLTFELPIFILLLGRIGLIQYRHLHKFRKYAVILIFLIAGILTPGPDILSQFMMAVPLLILYELGGLFIFLFGKKKKTEEEERTP; this comes from the coding sequence ATGACAAAGCCTCTTCCGCTAAGCCCCCTTGTTCAACATCTGGCTGAGCTTCGTAAAACGCTCATGCGTGCGGCGGTTTCCATTTTAATTGGAACCTCCATCACCCTTTATTTTTCAAAGGAACTTTTTCATTTTTTAACTCTGCCTCTCGAAAAAGTCTTGCCTCAAAACAGTCATTTTATTGCCACCACCCCTTTTGAATCTTACATGGTCTATCTAAAGACCGCCTTTCTGGCGGGAGTGCTCCTTTCGGCCCCCGTTCTGTTTTTTGAAATCTGGCGTTTCATTTCCCCTGCCCTGCACAAGCATGAAAAAAAATTCATCATTCCCCTCGCCCTGCTTTCTGCCTTCTTCTTTGTAGGAGGGGCCTTGTTTGGATATTTTGTCGTTTTTCCCACGGGGTTTCAGTTTGTGGTTGATATCCTGCAAGACACCCCCGTGCTCTTCATGCCCAAAATCAGCGATTACTTTTCATTCAGCTCCATGTTCCTGCTGGCCTTTGGGCTTACTTTTGAACTGCCTATTTTTATTTTATTACTGGGACGCATAGGACTCATCCAATACAGACATCTTCATAAATTTAGAAAGTATGCGGTCATTTTAATTTTTTTAATTGCCGGAATCCTCACCCCCGGCCCGGACATCCTCTCTCAGTTTATGATGGCAGTTCCTCTTTTGATTCTCTATGAATTGGGGGGGCTTTTTATCTTTTTGTTTGGAAAAAAGAAAAAAACCGAAGAAGAAGAACGGACTCCTTAA
- the tatB gene encoding twin-arginine translocase subunit TatB, translating into MFGMGFGEILVVLLVALIFLGPEKIPETASTLGKWFYELRRSLEDVKNAFEKDFKDKPAEDKKEPPKNANVNNENTPVVQLKQINQVNEENKKSEKVPSPSKGEGQGEGDNL; encoded by the coding sequence ATGTTTGGAATGGGCTTTGGTGAAATTTTAGTTGTCTTACTCGTTGCCTTGATCTTCTTGGGGCCGGAGAAAATCCCGGAGACGGCAAGTACTTTGGGGAAGTGGTTCTATGAACTCAGGCGATCTTTGGAAGACGTGAAGAATGCATTCGAAAAAGATTTTAAGGACAAGCCCGCAGAAGATAAAAAAGAGCCTCCTAAAAATGCAAATGTAAATAATGAAAACACTCCCGTCGTCCAACTTAAGCAAATAAATCAGGTAAATGAAGAAAACAAAAAATCTGAGAAAGTCCCCTCTCCCTCGAAAGGAGAGGGTCAGGGAGAGGGTGATAACCTTTGA